In one Polaribacter sp. ALD11 genomic region, the following are encoded:
- a CDS encoding outer membrane beta-barrel protein produces the protein MENKKIDRLFQEKLKNLEATPTNRVWNNIEANLKNKKRRVLPIWWFSSGIAAILVVGLLLYPFSKTVIDDVKKQPIIIAAPERSLEDFNTIKTDTFNTKSEEKTIIVEENKANKKSIEKTTILVAEKSQRNIEKGNEYSVRKKAMKKIFLTDNKINRTIDSFQNKTIIVQENIEKKESISSENSADMTNSIYKDKKEIKNVKKEVIIAFKKDKEEKKININKLWTISPVVAVLNSNSFSNTSPLNKNLENSTRGDNSYSYGVQIGYQLNNKWSIQSGIHLQEIQFSNNKIAVASSSSSVSSVIFNSGDNYSLNNTSSESFNSNTIPLNAVSLDGNLAQKYGYIEIPIELKYSLLENSNLKTQIVIGFSSLFLNKNTVHINAGTLSRSGKANNLNNLNFSGNLGLDFNYKLDKNWALNLNPMFKTQLNTFDNNANGFKPYFIGIYTGINYQF, from the coding sequence ATGGAAAATAAAAAGATAGACCGTTTATTTCAAGAAAAACTAAAGAATTTGGAGGCAACTCCAACAAATAGAGTTTGGAACAATATTGAAGCGAATCTAAAAAACAAAAAACGCAGAGTATTACCAATATGGTGGTTTTCTAGTGGAATTGCAGCCATTTTAGTTGTTGGTCTCTTGTTATATCCTTTTTCTAAAACGGTTATAGATGATGTAAAAAAACAACCAATAATTATTGCAGCTCCAGAAAGAAGTTTAGAAGATTTCAATACTATAAAAACAGATACTTTTAATACTAAAAGTGAAGAAAAAACAATAATTGTTGAAGAAAATAAAGCAAATAAAAAAAGCATTGAGAAAACAACCATTTTAGTTGCTGAGAAATCACAAAGAAATATTGAAAAGGGGAATGAGTATTCAGTTCGTAAAAAAGCTATGAAAAAGATTTTTTTAACTGACAATAAAATTAATAGAACCATAGATTCTTTTCAAAATAAAACAATTATTGTTCAAGAGAACATAGAAAAAAAAGAATCAATTTCCTCAGAAAACTCTGCGGATATGACAAATTCAATTTATAAAGATAAAAAGGAAATTAAAAATGTTAAAAAGGAAGTTATAATAGCTTTTAAAAAAGACAAGGAAGAAAAGAAAATAAATATAAATAAACTCTGGACCATTTCACCCGTTGTAGCTGTTTTAAACTCTAATTCTTTTTCTAACACTTCTCCATTAAATAAGAATTTAGAAAACTCTACTAGAGGAGATAATTCTTATTCTTATGGCGTGCAAATTGGCTATCAACTTAATAATAAATGGTCCATTCAATCAGGAATTCATTTACAAGAGATTCAATTTTCTAACAATAAGATAGCTGTGGCTTCTTCAAGTTCAAGTGTTTCTAGTGTTATTTTTAATTCGGGAGATAATTATTCTTTAAACAATACTTCTTCTGAAAGTTTTAATTCAAATACTATTCCCTTAAACGCAGTAAGTTTAGATGGAAATTTAGCTCAAAAATATGGTTATATTGAAATTCCTATTGAATTAAAATACAGTCTATTAGAAAATAGTAATCTAAAAACTCAAATAGTAATAGGCTTTAGTTCCCTTTTTTTAAATAAGAATACAGTACACATAAATGCTGGTACTCTTTCTAGATCTGGAAAAGCAAATAACCTAAACAACCTTAATTTTAGTGGAAATTTAGGTTTAGATTTTAATTATAAGTTAGATAAAAATTGGGCATTAAACTTAAACCCAATGTTTAAAACTCAGTTAAACACGTTTGATAATAATGCAAATGGATTTAAACCTTATTTTATTGGTATTTATACAGGAATAAATTATCAATTTTAA
- a CDS encoding isoaspartyl peptidase/L-asparaginase family protein, with amino-acid sequence MKKIFFAAAVLLISFGCKNKSESSTEEKKENIKQNEFAIIIHGGAGTILKKNLSEEKEKAYKFKLEEAIRTGYAILKDGGTSQEAVVKTIQVMEESPLFNAGKGAVFTHEETNELDASFMDGKTLNAGAVAGVKNVKSPIELAVKIMTDSDHVMLSGAGASIFAKEKGLEIVDPSYFYTEKRFQSLQRIKNKTKTELDHDDKKAAFYDADIKNAKFGTVGCVALDKDGNISAGTSTGGMTNKRWGRIGDAPIIGSGTYANNLTCGVSSTGWGEYFIRSQVAYDISAQMQYQQKTLKEATKDVIQNKLTKLGGTGGVVALDKNGNMSFEFNTAGMYRASMDDKGELVVKIYKE; translated from the coding sequence ATGAAAAAAATATTTTTTGCAGCAGCAGTTTTATTGATTTCCTTTGGATGCAAGAACAAGTCAGAGTCGTCTACTGAAGAAAAAAAAGAAAACATAAAACAAAATGAATTTGCAATTATAATTCATGGTGGTGCCGGAACTATTTTAAAGAAAAACCTATCTGAAGAAAAAGAAAAAGCATATAAATTTAAGTTAGAAGAAGCTATTAGAACGGGTTATGCTATTCTTAAAGATGGAGGAACTAGCCAAGAAGCAGTTGTTAAAACAATACAAGTAATGGAAGAATCTCCTTTGTTTAATGCTGGAAAAGGAGCTGTTTTTACCCATGAAGAAACCAATGAATTAGATGCTTCTTTTATGGATGGTAAAACGTTAAATGCTGGTGCAGTTGCAGGTGTAAAAAATGTAAAAAGCCCGATTGAACTGGCTGTGAAAATTATGACAGATTCAGACCATGTAATGCTTTCTGGTGCTGGAGCATCTATTTTTGCAAAGGAAAAAGGATTGGAAATTGTAGACCCTAGCTATTTTTATACAGAAAAAAGATTTCAATCGCTTCAAAGAATAAAAAATAAAACAAAAACGGAATTAGATCATGACGATAAAAAAGCCGCTTTTTATGATGCCGATATTAAAAATGCAAAATTCGGTACCGTTGGTTGTGTGGCATTAGATAAAGATGGAAATATTTCTGCAGGAACTTCTACCGGAGGAATGACAAATAAACGTTGGGGAAGAATTGGAGATGCTCCAATAATTGGTTCTGGTACGTATGCAAATAATTTAACTTGCGGAGTTTCATCAACAGGTTGGGGAGAATATTTTATAAGAAGCCAAGTAGCGTATGACATTTCTGCGCAAATGCAATATCAACAAAAAACATTAAAAGAAGCTACAAAAGACGTGATTCAAAACAAACTAACAAAACTCGGCGGAACAGGTGGCGTAGTCGCTTTAGACAAAAACGGTAATATGTCTTTTGAGTTTAATACCGCTGGAATGTACCGAGCTTCTATGGATGATAAAGGTGAATTAGTTGTAAAAATCTACAAAGAATAA
- a CDS encoding aldehyde dehydrogenase family protein has protein sequence MTDFGIKEALKELGLKDVNNGTSTGSNNFSNGEVIESYSPVDGKLIGKVKSTTKEDYEKVMEAATKAFLSFRNMPAPQRGEIVRQFGNKLREKKEALGKLVSYEMGKSYQEGLGEVQEMIDICDFAVGLSRQLNGQTIPSERPGHVMREQWHPIGVVGIISAFNFPVAVWAWNTALAWICGDVCVWKGSEKAPLCTVACQNIIAEILKENNLPEGISSIINGDYKVGEMMTNDTRIPLVSATGSTRMGRIVGATVAQRFGKSLLELGGNNAIIITPTADLKVVVPGAVFGAVGTCGQRCTSTRRLIIHESVYDKVRDAIVGAYGQIKIGNPLDENNHVGPVIDHDSVNTYLAAIEKAKAEGGNVLVEGGVLEGQGYESGCYVKPAIIEAENHYEIVQHETFAPILYLIKYSGEVENAIALQNGVAQGLSSAIMTNEMKEAEKFLSYAGSDCGIANVNIGTSGAEIGGAFGGEKETGGGRESGSDAWKVYMRRQTNTVNYSDELPLAQGIKFDL, from the coding sequence ATGACAGACTTTGGAATAAAAGAAGCATTAAAAGAATTAGGTTTAAAAGACGTAAACAACGGAACCTCTACAGGTTCTAATAATTTTTCTAACGGAGAAGTTATAGAAAGCTATTCTCCTGTTGATGGAAAACTGATTGGAAAAGTAAAATCGACCACAAAAGAAGACTATGAAAAAGTGATGGAAGCTGCTACAAAAGCATTTTTATCATTTAGAAATATGCCTGCTCCACAAAGAGGAGAAATTGTACGTCAATTTGGTAATAAATTAAGAGAAAAGAAAGAAGCTCTTGGTAAATTAGTTTCTTATGAAATGGGGAAAAGTTACCAAGAAGGTTTAGGTGAAGTACAAGAAATGATTGACATCTGTGATTTTGCAGTAGGTCTATCTAGACAATTAAACGGACAAACAATTCCTTCTGAACGTCCAGGGCATGTTATGAGAGAACAGTGGCATCCAATTGGTGTTGTTGGTATTATTTCTGCATTTAACTTTCCGGTAGCTGTTTGGGCTTGGAACACAGCTTTAGCATGGATTTGTGGTGATGTATGTGTTTGGAAAGGTTCTGAAAAAGCACCTTTATGTACAGTTGCTTGTCAGAATATTATTGCCGAAATTTTAAAAGAAAACAATTTACCAGAAGGTATTTCTTCAATTATAAATGGAGATTATAAAGTTGGTGAAATGATGACCAATGATACTAGAATTCCTTTAGTTTCTGCAACAGGTTCTACAAGAATGGGAAGAATTGTTGGTGCAACGGTTGCACAACGTTTCGGAAAATCTTTGTTAGAGTTAGGAGGAAACAATGCTATTATTATTACACCAACTGCAGATTTGAAAGTAGTGGTTCCTGGTGCTGTTTTTGGTGCTGTTGGAACGTGCGGACAACGTTGTACATCTACAAGAAGATTAATTATTCACGAATCGGTTTATGATAAAGTAAGAGATGCCATTGTTGGTGCTTACGGACAAATTAAAATAGGAAATCCTTTAGATGAGAACAATCATGTTGGTCCAGTAATCGACCACGATTCGGTAAATACCTATTTAGCAGCTATTGAAAAAGCAAAAGCTGAAGGTGGAAATGTGTTGGTTGAAGGTGGTGTTTTAGAAGGCCAAGGTTACGAAAGCGGATGCTATGTAAAACCAGCTATTATTGAAGCTGAAAACCATTATGAAATTGTTCAGCATGAAACATTTGCTCCAATTTTATATTTAATAAAATATTCTGGAGAAGTAGAAAATGCTATTGCGCTTCAAAATGGAGTAGCACAAGGTTTATCTTCTGCAATTATGACCAATGAAATGAAAGAAGCAGAGAAGTTCTTATCTTATGCAGGTTCAGATTGTGGTATTGCAAACGTAAACATCGGAACTTCTGGCGCAGAAATTGGTGGTGCTTTTGGAGGTGAAAAAGAAACTGGTGGTGGACGAGAGTCTGGATCAGATGCTTGGAAAGTATACATGAGAAGACAGACAAATACTGTAAATTATTCTGATGAATTGCCTTTAGCGCAAGGAATAAAGTTCGATTTATAA
- a CDS encoding peptidylprolyl isomerase translates to MKKIIYLFIALGMFSCKSEKTYDVGQIITPKGEILIWLHDETPNHKSSFKQLANDGYWENYTFNRVIPNFVAQGGCPDTPEGFTDPEYLLEPEFNDKLIHEYGAVGAGRDDNPKKLSARCQFYIVHNKEGLSRLDGDYTIFGKVIKGMDIVDAIINVERDSTNTPITDIKIDVNVIKMKASELEKVYPKSLQAE, encoded by the coding sequence ATGAAAAAAATTATTTACTTATTTATTGCGCTGGGCATGTTTTCGTGCAAATCGGAAAAAACATACGATGTAGGGCAGATTATAACACCAAAAGGAGAAATTTTAATTTGGCTGCATGATGAAACACCAAATCACAAATCAAGTTTTAAACAATTAGCAAATGATGGCTATTGGGAAAATTATACATTTAATCGTGTAATTCCAAATTTTGTTGCTCAAGGTGGATGCCCAGATACACCTGAAGGATTTACAGACCCTGAGTATTTATTAGAACCTGAATTTAATGATAAGTTAATTCATGAATATGGTGCTGTAGGTGCTGGTAGAGATGACAACCCAAAAAAACTTTCTGCAAGATGTCAGTTTTATATTGTTCATAATAAAGAAGGCTTAAGCAGATTAGATGGTGACTATACCATTTTTGGAAAAGTAATTAAAGGTATGGATATTGTAGATGCGATTATAAATGTAGAACGCGATTCTACAAACACACCAATTACAGATATAAAAATAGATGTAAATGTGATTAAAATGAAAGCATCTGAGTTAGAAAAAGTGTATCCCAAAAGCTTACAAGCAGAATAA